The Paramisgurnus dabryanus chromosome 24, PD_genome_1.1, whole genome shotgun sequence genome contains the following window.
TGAACAATATCTGTTTGTCAACACTTCTAAGTAGAAGCATCTTGTGTTTGCGGCTGACAGCCTTTGTATTGCAGTGGTTTTTATCGCTTTTAATCTTCTCAGGTTTTCTGGCCTGTTGTTTCACactgattatttttttcacAGTGAACTCTGTCCAGTGAGATTCCTTGTGTATGTGACTCTTAAACTTTATCAGCACAAATACACTGTGCTCAAACTTAGTATTACATAGGTCATACAACTGAAGACCTCAAAAGTTTTGCCTTTAACCTTTATTTCAACATGTATGTTAGTTATTTCAATCTAATGTCTGTTGAATTTCACAAAAGCAAATCTCAGAAATTATATAAAGTCACACATCAGCAATGTGAAAGACATCAGTTCCAGATTAACACAATGTAGGGCCTTAGGGTGACCACATTTGAAGTGCCCCCTACCAAAAACGATTTTTTTGAAGGTCTAGTCATTGCAGGCCTCCAGAAAAATTTTGCGAAAGGTGCATGTCAGGCTATGCAGAGCTACAAACAGGCTACGGataaagcccgatttatagtcatgcgtaagccgtaggacctacgcacaactataacaagCCTTTAACCTACGGAGTAGCTACGGTGTAGAgcttacgcacaactataaattGGGCTTTACTCGAGAGACTTCTTTGCTGCATGAgcacatagagagagagagacccgCAGTGGATACACTGgctcttattatgaaattacacAAATTACTTCTTCATTTGTTATGAGTggattattttacatgtttctctGTCATACTtagtctaacatgcaggaatgcaGAGCTAGCCATGCCCACTTATTTCCATTCCACTGTATgcacggaatagaaaaatctgttacgtctgacattttatttaatgGTAACAAAATATACCGTCATACCACCCAGCCCTAGTTATTGATTTGTTGcaggtaacatacattattttattaaactatatacagtAAGTTATAGGCTATTCAGTCTTGTCCAGTTGGCAaattgtaatgagatgagtgtcATGTATATCCTTTATACGTTTCTCATCTTCTATCTAGTTTTCCTGACCTGGGCACCTGATACGTTTATTCTTATACCTTTCTTATACCTATAAGTGCATCGAAAAATCTTGATATTTCGATACATATCAATACTGACAAATTGTAAAGGTTCCAATACTCATGTCCTGCGGAATCGATACTCAAGGATGAGGTGtgcattgtttttttgtaactcTGCGAACACCAGCTGCGCATTctcgctctctctttttctttcaaatgacgtgcgcacacacacagtgtaCATGAATGCAGTGCCTCCCGCCTCCTCTCCTCATCTTGTTCGCTTTGGTTTAACAGTACAAGAAAGCTAAGCACTAGTGCTGTGTGGTGGTTTTTTTCAGATGCGAGTCAAATAAACATGGGAAGCCTAAGGACACACATGAAGTAAGCCAAATATGCGTTGCTACAgagtagggatgtgcatttatgtcattcgATGAATCCATAGGTCTggagaacgagtactcgattaactgggggcggggcaatcaaagagTCAtggtgaaaatatttttttttattaaaaacactcaaataaaacttaattttgaagaaactatgacagaacaaaGAGCACATActagatttttaatgaattaaatgtttttaacagaaacctctaacaggaaaactgcatgatgaagtgaaactaaagggttaataaaaacaaaccgaagcgctttctatatgacgtactctgcataatattaagcctttatacaacataaatgtacaacgtgcatctgtctgcataaaatgcaagacttcaactaagttttcaactaatttatctaaaaaagaaagtttaactccctttgaggatgtgcatcataaacacCAAACTTtgaaacacgtccagtcaaagctctagcttcataacattaagcagctttaagtgttttgctatcattttagcgtttagctgtgtcgtgtcgtcctcttacctcagttaagatgtaatgttaatgctcgtatggctctctggtatctcttgacatttgatgtttaaatattcGGCGGGTTGCTGCGGCGCGATCGcgcggaattatctgtttgtttttgaatcacgcatggtaatgttactgatgtcatatgTCGGTCTGCGTTGCTCGACACAACGTCAAACATGCATATCCAGACCCAGTCTTTTCTACCACATGCGCTTAATTGTAAcactaaccagacatccaaatgccgccatatccacaataaataaaaaaataaacaaacccacatgatcatcattttcgtgatcgatcatcgagcaatcgagtactcgtgcccatccctactgCAGAGCCATGTACTAACGCCGCTAGCAAACTCTTTGAAGGACTGACACACAGACGAGAGATTGATAATCATCACTAAGTATTAATTCTAGACTTCCCAAATTGTTGCTGATATGCGTGTTGTctcgttttatttttttatttttttttgcctgGAATGatcaaagtaaataaaatcCCCTTATCAGACTGAGGAAATTCAGACAGCGTGACAAGAAAATACTTTGACTGTGGTGAAAAGTAATACTGTTGTGCTTTAAGTTCACAAAAACATGTCATTTATTAACCCTTATGTCGTTCAGTGAGGTTTATTTTCACATTTGCACCATAATCTGTTTAtcaaataaatgttaatgtattaactaattttaacaaacaaaaagcaatacatttgtttaagTACTTGttcagggctcgcaaaattttttAATCCCTGatagcccttcgggcaggcactctttcatttttggtagcccgaaatgaattcaagtagcccgaataaaaaatacactgtttaatgtagaatattgataaatcctggatttccatgtaagccaactatttctgcccatccccagctaacaatttggtaCCCAAAACGGTCCCCTAACATTAGTTTTTGGTTTCTAGAATGTTATTTTCCAAGGATTTTGTTTAATAGCaaggaatgttttctttaaagaaaataaacattcccttaatgttatttttaggttattttaacgttcccctaacaTTAGAATAATTGAATGttatattatatgaatgtattataacacaggttatttttaatttaatttaatataataaattacCTCAACACATATTTGGATAAcatggtattttatcaaatatataaacaaccagtgactttaacacaatatagaagacttaaaacagatatttattaaaaaggaataaacatttaattcccttttaggttaacagatcttaccatagccgtttattttcgctagaataatgttagactctgaggtaaaacgaaatgacaaacacacattctatTCGCTTTGGTAAACGTAATATCTTACCACTGCTGTTTAGTCACCTATCAAAATcttctaacatcatattctctaaaaggaatagtctacttattttcaatattaaaatatgttattaccttaactaagaagagttgatacatccctctatcatcttagtgcgggcacgtaagcgctggagcgcgctgctacacttcgatagcatttagcttagccccattcattcactggtaccactcagagataaagttagaagtgaccaaacacatcaacgtttttcctatttaagacgagtagttatacgagcaagtttggtggtacaaaataaaatgtagcgcttttctaagcggatttaaaagaggaactatattgtatggcgtaatagcacttttgggagtacttcaactcgcctgaagaatccgctccccttctccctctcataatgggagagggagagtgttactgcgccaagtcgaagtactcccaaaagtgctgtttttAAATGACTTGAGTTCACGCTGAGCACAAGAGCAGGCAGGTGCTTGTGAAGAGCGAAGCCGGCAGAAGCGCGTCCAGAGGGTCGCGTGCAGAGGGTCGCGCGCACTtcagaagtgcacattaaaggatgggtttatttatgctttcacttcatttcctgacagtttcacttgttacgtgaggataatgACTTACAAGAGGACACCGAAATACGTACAATAcaattacctaactaaatctgagacaaagcaaaaacattaaaatattatttcctacccaagatagcccgacgggcagggcaaagatacattttggtagcccgacaggaattcacaatagccccgggacatcgggctagcgattttgcgagccctgcttGTTACAGTTCCATATCACTTCACATAGTTAACTGCAATAACGTAAATTGCAGGACTAaccaaaacaatataacagaatatgtatgtatgtacgtACGTACACAAGCACAAGGAAGAGGGAGGGGGATTTTATTTGCttttgtttgtgtatttatttattaaatctttCTTAATGTTATAGTAGACACCGTTTTTTGGAATATCCCACATTATAAGCTCAaaacttaataataaaataatgattttgAGTGTTTCAGCACTAAATTTTGGGCACTGTGCAATAAAATTCAGATATTTATAGGCTATGTGTGGATTAAATATCTAAATCCATAATGGTGTCACTGTATATTCAAAAAATATAGCAAAATGTTATTGgttcattaaaataatattttaaatgaaaattgcATGATATTTTATTAGAAATCAGTGTTATCAATGGCCTTGTACATGCAGGTGAAGGCTATAAAGACAATGctaaaattaattttatatgGCTTTTATGTAGATCGTAGATCGttttatactgtaaaaacaatatatgcatttaataagaCTGACTGAATAAAGATTAGGTGGAACAATGAAAAAGTCAACTTTACATCGTAGATTATAACTGCAGGTACATTTGTTGTTCAAAgccattatttttttctgcttttttcaaatggttattttgtattatttttattatcattattattgtCATGGATCACAAGATGTTATAGGCCATAACAATATAAAGTATTCTGTTAAAAGTGTCTTGTATAGCTGAAAATCATGATGTCTTGTTTTCTGAATTAGTCAGTTATCTCTGTTACTGTTCAAATCTATTATCAATGTAGagtaacagtgttgacagtaaggttgtgccgatagacgatattCAGACATATGGCTGATAGTGCTAGCCTTTAGGACCATATTTGGCAtctttgaaacatttttaaaacataaaaaattagtttttttgctatatttgtcttgttgttataaatatatttgtatctAAGTATAAGTGGTTATTCATGTATCTTGTTTTGGGACCCCGTAAAGTACTACACACCATTTATgtcataaaaataattaaatcagaTTTCAGGTAATCCTATAAAGAGTAATAAATGATCTCACCGTTTTATTTGCTGGTCTTTTACAGAATGTTGGATCTGTGTAAGTGATTTCCGTTCCTCTGGTTTGAACTGTTCCAGGaacaataataaacacattttgaataaaataatcAACTTGATCTTTatcttcacaaaaatgtcaataaaaatttaattattttttataatagttATTATTGTACAGCTATATTAGTACTAGTTGACATTTACCGTGTTgctgtgtgtttctgtgtttcCTGTAGATCCAGAAGATCAGAACTGAAGCTACAATCATTAGAAATCCACCAGCAATACAACTGATCAGAATTAAGGTGAGATctgtaataaataataacagaCATTACTGTAACTGAATCTGATCACAGACCAGTTAATATCATTACTGTAATTGTATCTGTTGGACTGACCTCAGATAAGTGATCTGGCAGTCTATTCTCAGATCAGCTCACACAAACATCACCTGTGACTCACCTGAACACTTCTGACAGACATCAGTGATGTTGAGATGTTGAGTCTGATTACTGATGGGATTGTTCACCACACATCTGTTAGATTCATCCAGACACTCCAGATGAAGAGAGATGTTGTTGTTGAGATCAGACACACTGATGCTGGACAATAAACTGTTTCCTTTGTACCAGGACAGACTCACATCTCTCACATCTCTTACATTCAACACTGAGCACACAAAGACACATGATGATGTTTCTGATGATGAAGAGTTTTGCGTAGTGATGACAGGAATGGGCAGACGAGCTGAAAAACATTTAAGAACAGAAACAAATATCAAAAGAGTTTATTATCAATATAAAACAAGAGACACTAGAGATTATTAGAGATCATTATTAATAGGTTTACAGTGAATATAAAATAGTTAAGAGATGATGTTAAGCACAACACAGAGCAGCTTTACAGAGATTTTTACTTTTGTTATATGGTTTTCCTGACAATGATTCATTAAAGCAAACAGCAAGAACAATGTAAAGATATTGATAAACATATTCAACAAAGCAGTAGATCATCAGAAGCAGAATGATTGACAAACAATACACTAATACTGATGTCATGGTTCTGCCCTCCTGTCCTTtatttaatctagtcttgtggcagaatcatgacagaccctTGTTTTGTGTGAAAGCACTGGCCTTGTTTATTTAGGCCATGTGCTTTCTGTCTCGTCTCCTGACCCCGCCTACTTGTTTCCCCATTAATCATCCCATTATCAtttgattcatgtcacctgttcccccCTTGATTCGCTCCCTTATATAATCCTCTTGTATTCcttgtcctgtgcttgtgcatttGTTTCCATACCTGTGAGTACTGTGTTCTGCTGTTAAGTCTAGTCTAGTGTTATTCTATATCAAGTGTGAAGTCAAGTTTATTGTTTAGTGTAGTTTTGTATCTTGTCCAGTTTAGTGTACTATCCATTTGTTTATTGTTATCCTAGTTcatgttgttttgccccctcgtgggtttttgttttctgtttattcTTTAATAAATATTCTGAGTTTAACCCCTTGttgtctgcgtttgggttcacCCCTGAAATCCCTGAGATCCCTAACAGAATGCACAAGCCAATTCAGAACCCAGCAGACAACCCGTGTCGTCCCGCCAGGCGGCAGTCGGCTGACCTTGAACTGTGGTGGCAGTCGACTGCCGCCGACATGAAGATGGGCAAGGCCCCATTTCCTCCTCAGCAGGAGAGGTCCCTGAGGGTGTACGCCCAGGCGGTGGAAGCGAGGAGGGTGTTGTTGCCAGAGACCCTCCTCAACTCCTATTTCATCGCGGGGCTCAACGTCCCTCCTCCCTTGCTTGAACGGGAGGAGCTTATCCGCTGCCCGTTCCATGAGGTGGTGGACAAGTTGTGTCGGGAGGAGCTTCAGGTACCCACCATGGCATCACCATCTGCCACGCTGCCATCTATCCCGGAGGGAAGTATCTTGGGAGTGGTGTCGTCTGACGACCCGAGTCTTCCTCCTTCGGCCCCGGAGAGCTCCTCCCCACCCATGTCGCTACGTGGTAAGCGAGAGCGGAGAGTATCGTGGGAGTCACCATCCGAGGGGTCCTCTTCAGAACCTGTTGCTCCCACCACAGCTCTCCCCTCGCCCGCCACGGCATCTGCGCCACGCCCCAgaaagaagaggaggaggaggagggggtTGATTTCTCCGTCagtgcagcccctgccgtctgcgcagccaccgctgcagcccctgccgtctgcgcagccacccgcagcgccccctgtcttggtccctgtctcgtctgcgctgccggacgcagcgccccctgtcttggtccctgtctcgtctgcgctgccggacgcagcgccccctgtctcgtctgcgctgccggacgcagcgccccctgtctcgtctgcgctgccggacgcagcgccccctgtctcgtctgcgctgccggacgcagcgccccctgtctcgtctgcgctgccggacgcagcgccccctgtctcgtctgcgctgccggacgcagcgccccctgtctcgtctgcgctgccggacgcagcgccccctgtctcgtctgcgctgccggacgcagcgccccctgtctcgtctgcgctgccggacgcagcgccccctgtctcgtctgcgctgccggacgcagcgccccctgtctcgtctgcgctgccggacgcagcgccccctgtctcgtctgcgctgccggacgcagcgccccctgtctcgtctgcgctgccggacgcagcgccccctgtcttggtccctgtctcgtctgcgctgccggacgcagcgccccctgtcttggtccctgtctcgtctgcgctgccggacgcagcgccccctacCAAGCCTGTTCCCTCCAAGATCCCCACCAAGCCTGCCCGGACTCCTCGTCCTAAGCCCTCCACTACCCCTGCACCCAAGACCCCTTGCCCACCCAGCTCCACCCTACCTGGACTTCCTCCCTTTGTGAACTCTGTTTTGCCTCcgccccccctcccttgtttgttgtttttattgtgtcacCCCAACCCCTTTGTAGTGTACTCTTGTCTGCCCCTCTGCatgtttgtcatgttttcttgttttttgtcTGCCTGTCAGTCTGTCTTGTCTCCTGTCTAGTGTTCCCCTGGGGAGCGTCTGGAAGCCGCTCCTTTAGGGGGGGAttctgtcatggttctgcccTCCTGTCCTTtatttaatctagtcttgtggcagaatcatgacagaccctTGTTTTGTGTGAAAGCACTGGCCTTGTTTATTTAGGCCATGTGCTTTCTGTCTCGTCTCCTGACCCCGCCTACTTGTTTCCCCATTAATCATCCCATTATCAtttgattcatgtcacctgttcccccCTTGATTCGCTCCCTTATATAATCCTCTTGTATTCcttgtcctgtgcttgtgcatttGTTTCCATACCTGTGAGTACTGTGTTCTGCTGTTAAGTCTAGTCTAGTGTTATTCTATATCAAGTGTGAAGTCAAGTTTATTGTTTAGTGTAGTTTTGTATCTTGTCCAGTTTAGTGTACTAtccatctgtttattgttatcCTAGATcatgttgttttgccccctcgtgggtttttgttttctgtttattcTTTAATAAATATTCTGAGTTTAACCCCTTGttgtctgcgtttgggttcacCCCTGAAATCCCTGAGATCCCTAACAATACTGATGTCATGAGATCACTAAAATCATTTACAAAAACCACCAATCATAATCAAACACCTAAACTATCAGTTTTATGTAAGGTTAAATGTTTAGGCTACCGGCTTTTATTGTAGAAATAAGCCCAGACAGAATGATCAGGACCCAACGGTAAAGCGGGTACCTCACTGAAGGGGGTTATTATATGGTTAAGATGTCAAAAACACGCTATTTGGTTTATCgtgtgtaaatataatgtcagatatgttattaaaaaaaacatttatatttaattttttgtgtaatattaaactggaCCTGTCAAAATAATTTGCTGCATTTGGGTTACTgcgtgttattagttttgaacGGTTgatatctgggaataacaatcCTGCAAATGTCGTGACCGGCCAATAATAATCAAGCATTACgacgagccgtgtaataaactaaaatataaaaagacaGGACAAACCATAAATCTTTACTCACCATAGACAGTAACATTGAATGTGTGTGACAACGTCAGCTTGCTGGTGATGATTATTTCATAAAGTCCAGTGTGTTGAGTTGTGATGTTTGTGATGgtgagatctccagtctgatTATTCACCTGCAGTCTGTCTCTGAATCTCCCATCAAAATCTTCATCATATATTGATGACTTGTTGGCTTCTCTATTGATTCTGGCTATGAGAGACCCTTGAGTTTTCCATAGTATGAGATGAGCGCTCAGTATTTCAGTAATATTACTGTGTAGAGTAACAGAATCTCCCTCCGTCACTGACACTGACTTCACTTCAtcaccaaacacacctgcaGACACACCAAAGTTCATCAAAGTTTTGGAGtaaagtttatttgttttttttttcatctttAACAAAAGCACAAAGACAAACCTAGAAAGATATTTGGAAATGTGAGCTTTGGATGAAAGATTTCTTAAAATATAGAAACTGACTAAAAAGATAACTACAGGACAGGGTTACTATTGTTAACtaaaactattttaacatttaaaaaacagcaTGGAAAAGATGAGATCTCTGAATGAATAAAACAGCTTCAAATATTTTAATCTTCAGGCTTTGGTTTggtaaatattaatttatgtttttaaacaaaagattTCCATTCAGATTCTGATGAGTCCTAAACTTCACTGACAGAAATAAAGTTCATTTGACTTTTACACAAATAACAACAAATCTTAATAGAGGAAAAAACTTTAATCTTCAAATATGAAGAAATTAAGCTTCTTATTTTAACTATAAATCCATAAACAGTTAACAgagtattaaaataaatcatatcTGATGAATATTTAGATTATGTGAGATCACAGACATCCAAACTAGATTTCAGGATCTCAGTTTTATATGAGAATTAAATGAAGTGCATctttagactaaaataaaataaaacatcataactctgtaaacacataaaaaaaacacatttataactTACCATTCAGAGAAGTGAagcagaaagagagaaaaacaaacacGATTAACATTTTCTTCAACAGTTCAGATGTCTGAAATAACAACACAACAACAATCTGACAGTGATGTGATCTCCAGTAAAGTTGTATAGAGATTAACACAACATCAGTTTGTGAGGTCTGTCTGAGCATGCGTGTTGACTTTAAATCAGGGCTGGTTTTCAATAGAAGGATCAGTTTGAATGTCAATGAGTTTGAAATGTCTCAGTAGGTAACATGGTCTCATCTCTACAATAGTTTACAGTAGTATTAATATGTAGTCATATCAAAGCATTACATAAATCAGTTTAACTATATCATCTCAACAATATAGCAAGAATTAGGTGCTTaagacttaaaaaaaacatctttatgCATTTATCAACAGCAGGATGGATTTCTTTACTACTCTTCACCAGATTATCTTTAATAAAGACTGAAattatcattaatataataaatGATTTCTCTTATCTTTTATTTAATCTTATTCAAGTTTATCAGGTTTACTTCTTAACATCAGATTAAgatttaaatgatttatttttccttatttttcttattttccttGAAGCGTTTTAAATTAGCTTGTATGTGTATAGGGTGGGGTTTAAGAGGCTTGTGGTTAAATTCATCTGATGGGAGTTTCATATTCAATGAATTTCTTTAAATTGGTTTATCATCATAAACGATATTAACAGTGTTTCTCTACTTGACTTTACATCACAACACTGTCAGATTGTTGTTGTGTTGTTATTTCAGACATctcaagaaaatgtttctcatgtttgtttttctctctttctgctTCACTTCTCTGAATGGTAAGTtataaatgtgttatttaaatgtgtttacagagttatgatgttttattttattttattttagtctaaagATGCACTTCACTTAATTCTCATATAAAACTGAGATTCTGAAATCTAGTTTGGAtgtctgtgatgtcacataATCTAAAATTCATCAgatatgatttattttaatactcTGATGCCAAATACTCTGAAGATAAAAGGGTTTATCTCTATTaagatttgttgttgtttgtgtgaAAGTCAAATGAACTTTATTACTGTCAGTGAAGTTTATTACTCATCAGAATCTGAATGGAAATCTTTTGTTTAAATACATGAATGAATATTTACAAAACCAAAGCCTGAAGATTAAAATATCTGAAgctgttttattcatttagAGATCTCTTATTTTTCCAtgctgttttttaaatgtttaaatagttTTAGTTAACAATAGTAACCCTGTCCTGTAGTTTACAGTATGTtatattacatttatgttattccatagtttagtttagtttactatgctgtttttttctggCTTTTGAAATTCACTTCAAATAAAAGCATTGTCTTAATGCCTTAATGTAAATGTGCTTTTATACTAAAATatggaaaaatataaataaaaaatgtgtaagtgTAAATTCAGCCATCTCTTCTTTTTCCATGCTGTTGAAGCTTGTTAGTAATTTTGTGTCCCTGTAGCTCAACTGTTAGATCAAAGCATTAACAGCACAAACGGTTGTGGGTTTTATTTTCAGAGAACACACACTGATAAAGCGCTCTTTAATGGAtataagtgtctgccaaatgcataattgtAACGTACATTTTAAGAAATCTTTCTTCCAAAGCTCACATTTCCAAATCGCTTTCCATGTGTTTTTGTTAAACTTTACTCCAAAACTTTGATGA
Protein-coding sequences here:
- the LOC135721287 gene encoding uncharacterized protein, coding for MLRQTSQTDVVLISIQLYWRSHHCQIVVVLLFQTSELLKKMLIVFVFLSFCFTSLNGVFGDEVKSVSVTEGDSVTLHSNITEILSAHLILWKTQGSLIARINREANKSSIYDEDFDGRFRDRLQVNNQTGDLTITNITTQHTGLYEIIITSKLTLSHTFNVTVYARLPIPVITTQNSSSSETSSCVFVCSVLNVRDVRDVSLSWYKGNSLLSSISVSDLNNNISLHLECLDESNRCVVNNPISNQTQHLNITDVCQKCSDLTLILISCIAGGFLMIVASVLIFWIYRKHRNTQQHVQTRGTEITYTDPTFCKRPANKTGSDVVYAGVKRQ